From a single Anaerolineales bacterium genomic region:
- a CDS encoding PHP domain-containing protein, with translation MITLEFHCHTSASKDSLTRPEDLVNTARRKGLDRLVITDHNSIQGALAAQRLDPELVIVGEEIMTTKGEILAAFVQEEIPPGLTPEETIGRLKEQGAFISVSHPYDTHRKGGWKEDDLLEIIPHVDAIEIFNSRCMDPRFNHRAELFAQRNNLAGTVGSDAHAAFEVGTSVMLLDPFEGPQGMREVIRQAKFKTKLSPWWVHLVSRYASIKKKINR, from the coding sequence ATGATTACGCTGGAATTTCACTGCCATACTTCCGCTTCAAAAGATTCCCTCACCCGCCCTGAAGATCTGGTCAACACGGCGCGCAGAAAGGGCTTGGACCGCCTCGTCATTACCGATCACAACTCGATCCAAGGCGCGTTGGCGGCTCAGAGGCTCGACCCGGAGCTGGTGATTGTTGGCGAAGAGATCATGACGACGAAGGGGGAGATCCTGGCGGCGTTTGTGCAGGAGGAAATTCCGCCGGGTTTGACGCCGGAGGAAACGATTGGACGCTTGAAGGAGCAGGGTGCGTTTATCAGCGTTTCGCATCCGTACGATACGCATCGCAAGGGTGGCTGGAAGGAAGATGATTTACTGGAGATCATCCCCCATGTGGATGCGATTGAGATTTTCAACTCACGCTGTATGGATCCGCGCTTCAATCATCGGGCGGAGTTGTTTGCCCAGCGGAACAATCTCGCAGGGACGGTTGGCTCGGATGCGCATGCGGCGTTCGAGGTGGGCACATCCGTTATGTTGCTGGACCCGTTTGAAGGTCCGCAGGGGATGCGAGAGGTGATTCGTCAGGCGAAGTTCAAGACCAAATTATCCCCCTGGTGGGTGCATCTCGTCTCGCGATATGCATCCATAAAGAAGAAGATCAATCGTTGA
- a CDS encoding MFS transporter: MLTRLRKLYHEFPQKFWIIVLTFFIDSIGGTLLFPFFSLYITGKFNVGMTQAGMVLATFSIFGIAGNMIGGALTDRFGRRRLILFGLVVSALSTLSLGFVNSLAVLFPLAAFIGLLSDVAGPAHQAMMADILTEKQRQEGFGLMRVVRNLAWIIGPSIGGFVANYSFTLLFVIDAIVSCIVAVIFFKFMPETKPEHHHDENQPHESFWQTITGYGVVLKDFAFGAFIVAAILMSAVYQQMYNSLSVYLRDNHSINPQGYGFLMTTSAITVILFQFWVSRRIKHRPPFIIMALGTLFYMIGFSMFGFVAAYWLFMSAIVVITIGEMLIMPTSQTLAANFAPEEMRGRYMAVFGLTWLLPSTFAPMLAGIILDNFNPNLLWYIGGVLCAVSALGFYALHLRLGKQERFLPVND; the protein is encoded by the coding sequence ATGCTCACCCGCCTCCGCAAACTCTATCACGAGTTCCCGCAAAAGTTCTGGATCATCGTCCTGACCTTCTTCATCGACAGCATCGGCGGGACGCTGCTCTTCCCCTTCTTCTCGCTCTACATCACAGGAAAATTCAACGTCGGGATGACGCAGGCGGGCATGGTGCTTGCCACCTTCTCCATCTTCGGGATTGCCGGCAATATGATCGGCGGCGCATTAACGGATCGTTTCGGACGCCGCAGGTTGATCCTGTTCGGCTTGGTCGTCAGCGCACTCAGCACGCTCTCACTGGGATTCGTCAACTCGCTGGCGGTGTTGTTCCCGCTTGCCGCCTTTATCGGTTTGCTCTCGGATGTGGCGGGTCCCGCGCACCAAGCCATGATGGCGGACATCCTGACCGAGAAACAGAGGCAGGAAGGGTTCGGGTTGATGCGCGTCGTCCGCAATTTAGCCTGGATCATCGGACCGAGCATCGGCGGCTTCGTCGCCAATTACTCATTCACGCTATTGTTCGTCATAGACGCCATCGTCAGCTGCATCGTGGCGGTCATCTTTTTCAAGTTCATGCCCGAGACCAAGCCCGAGCATCACCACGATGAGAACCAGCCGCACGAATCGTTCTGGCAGACCATCACAGGCTACGGCGTGGTCCTCAAGGATTTTGCCTTTGGCGCGTTCATCGTCGCCGCCATCCTAATGAGCGCGGTGTATCAACAAATGTACAACTCACTCTCCGTGTACCTGCGCGACAATCACAGCATCAATCCGCAGGGTTATGGTTTTCTGATGACCACCAGCGCCATCACAGTCATTCTTTTTCAATTCTGGGTTTCGCGCCGCATCAAGCATCGCCCGCCTTTTATCATCATGGCGCTCGGCACGTTGTTCTATATGATCGGCTTCAGCATGTTCGGCTTCGTCGCCGCGTACTGGTTGTTCATGTCCGCGATTGTGGTCATCACCATCGGCGAGATGCTCATCATGCCCACAAGCCAGACCCTCGCCGCCAACTTCGCCCCTGAAGAAATGCGCGGGCGTTACATGGCGGTCTTCGGTCTCACCTGGCTGCTCCCCTCCACCTTCGCGCCCATGCTGGCAGGCATCATCCTCGACAACTTCAACCCCAACCTGCTCTGGTACATCGGCGGGGTTTTATGCGCCGTCTCCGCGCTCGGATTCTACGCACTGCACCTGCGGCTGGGAAAACAGGAACGATTTCTGCCGGTCAACGATTGA
- a CDS encoding SPFH domain-containing protein encodes MPFKPSSDPRQWQEHYSEQQAFNDSASKESRLSIVTVIALMIPVLYIVFWSFDQYDKGMMWHPLRLPLMIVGYSCGMLLLFGIGRYCIQRAAVEFIRRFHDLQGDEDLSRVVSLRVAGIPRLPPPFNKWIRFPKVTVEKSALNPPDHWSTIIGGPAKLEIKPGHALYLERFGRFSRVVGQGSAFLDWEERIAAVIDVGTKTEEFSVEAWTMDGIKIEVQARGEYFLGRERNELDENILIPFDPESIKKAVEHTYKNGRDANDWIKSATGQTQGILGGFISRHYLDQLFLRDSHDATLLSNGNITDLVNEINQKSREYGVSLSNLQILSVKVPRKVDELRKKTFEAAYESTVTVTQGEVKAHEIRMRERARAEMQRNLILTIAHRLNRDDASRFPEHMMLFISGFLDQGISDPAVRANLGKEALEILEKLQETIKFPLHLPGNEE; translated from the coding sequence ATGCCTTTCAAACCATCATCCGACCCCAGGCAATGGCAGGAACATTATTCCGAACAGCAGGCGTTCAATGATTCTGCCAGCAAGGAAAGCCGGTTATCCATTGTGACTGTGATCGCATTGATGATCCCGGTTCTGTATATTGTCTTCTGGTCGTTCGATCAATACGACAAAGGCATGATGTGGCATCCATTGCGTCTCCCGTTAATGATCGTGGGTTATTCCTGCGGGATGCTCCTCTTGTTCGGCATCGGCAGATACTGCATTCAACGCGCTGCTGTGGAATTCATCCGGCGCTTTCACGACCTGCAGGGTGACGAAGATCTCTCGCGTGTTGTAAGCCTGCGGGTTGCCGGAATTCCGCGGCTGCCGCCTCCCTTCAATAAATGGATCCGTTTCCCGAAAGTGACCGTGGAAAAGAGCGCGCTCAACCCGCCGGACCACTGGTCAACGATCATCGGCGGACCTGCGAAACTGGAGATCAAGCCAGGGCATGCGTTGTATCTCGAGCGCTTCGGGCGGTTCTCGCGGGTGGTGGGACAAGGCAGCGCGTTTCTAGATTGGGAAGAACGGATCGCGGCTGTCATCGACGTTGGTACCAAGACGGAAGAATTCAGCGTTGAAGCATGGACAATGGACGGGATCAAGATCGAGGTCCAGGCGCGAGGCGAGTATTTTCTCGGCAGGGAGCGCAACGAACTTGACGAGAATATCCTGATCCCATTCGATCCGGAATCCATCAAGAAAGCGGTCGAGCACACCTACAAGAACGGCAGGGATGCGAACGATTGGATCAAATCGGCGACTGGACAAACGCAGGGGATCCTGGGCGGTTTTATTTCACGACATTACCTCGACCAGCTTTTCCTGCGCGACAGCCATGATGCGACTCTGCTTTCAAATGGAAATATCACCGACCTGGTCAATGAGATAAACCAAAAATCCCGGGAATACGGCGTTTCGCTTTCGAACCTTCAGATATTGAGCGTAAAGGTCCCGCGCAAGGTCGATGAACTCCGCAAAAAGACATTCGAAGCGGCATACGAAAGTACGGTCACGGTGACGCAGGGGGAGGTGAAGGCGCACGAAATCCGGATGCGGGAACGAGCCCGCGCCGAAATGCAGCGTAACCTGATCCTGACCATCGCGCACCGGCTGAACCGCGACGATGCGTCGAGATTCCCAGAGCACATGATGTTGTTCATTTCGGGCTTTTTGGATCAGGGCATTAGCGACCCCGCCGTGCGCGCGAACCTCGGGAAGGAAGCGCTTGAAATTCTGGAGAAATTGCAGGAGACGATCAAATTCCCCCTGCACCTGCCCGGTAACGAAGAATGA
- a CDS encoding SPFH domain-containing protein — MSALWHGVVWWLDIPFNPLVSLFILGIDIAIALFLLDRLIYFFSQFVLPIQNPKHRQEIYTRVRNFSSGNRGPAIFIKNGRVIEHEGERGKVGPGVVLLDTASAAVLRTDIEFKDTVGPGIKFTKMYDVNGKGFSEFVADSVDLRIQWQFIGPRAGENLTTQTNSKKQKMLPAALQQTSGLTRDGVEVSPTISVKFRLKRPDKRTPTESGVTSHYGYDEQAVRNAVTREVVQLGSSEGGRSRMEWDKFPEHLVVNIWREYIRKFKLEDLFANHNGLNGLQVIEEMINKRVKEEYLEGLDDTGARTMERIYSAEYKQLQARGLEILDVRIHDIHLDPANEDLLSSQWNAEWMKIAKKDETLLNEQEALLKTNARNEAVKRFTRIVTKKFDNPIASEPDPYALLQDLIQPLRESILSENTANREVDTELRKLDEIWKWLLVNKFIFDNQKGQDNP, encoded by the coding sequence ATGTCCGCCCTTTGGCACGGTGTTGTATGGTGGCTGGATATTCCATTCAACCCGCTTGTCAGCCTGTTCATACTCGGCATCGACATTGCGATCGCGCTCTTCCTGCTCGACCGTTTAATTTACTTCTTTTCGCAATTCGTTCTCCCGATCCAAAACCCGAAGCACCGGCAGGAGATCTACACCCGCGTGCGGAACTTTTCATCCGGCAATCGCGGACCTGCCATCTTCATCAAGAACGGACGCGTGATCGAGCACGAGGGGGAACGCGGGAAGGTCGGACCGGGCGTTGTCCTGCTGGATACCGCCAGCGCGGCAGTCCTCCGCACCGACATCGAATTCAAGGATACGGTCGGACCCGGCATCAAGTTCACAAAAATGTACGATGTCAACGGCAAAGGCTTCAGCGAGTTCGTGGCGGACAGCGTGGACCTGCGCATCCAATGGCAGTTCATCGGTCCGCGGGCGGGCGAAAACCTGACCACCCAGACCAACTCCAAAAAACAAAAGATGCTGCCTGCCGCCCTCCAGCAGACATCCGGGTTGACGCGCGACGGCGTCGAGGTCTCCCCCACCATCAGCGTCAAATTCCGCCTCAAACGCCCCGACAAACGAACGCCGACCGAGAGCGGCGTCACCTCGCATTACGGCTACGACGAACAAGCCGTCCGCAATGCAGTGACGCGTGAAGTCGTCCAGTTGGGTTCCTCCGAAGGCGGAAGGTCCCGCATGGAATGGGACAAGTTCCCCGAACACCTGGTGGTGAACATCTGGCGCGAATACATCCGCAAGTTCAAACTCGAAGACCTGTTCGCCAACCATAACGGACTCAACGGCTTGCAGGTCATCGAGGAGATGATCAACAAACGGGTCAAAGAAGAGTATCTGGAAGGCTTGGACGACACCGGCGCAAGGACGATGGAGCGCATTTACAGCGCCGAATACAAACAACTGCAGGCGCGCGGACTGGAGATCCTCGACGTGCGCATTCATGACATCCACCTCGACCCCGCCAATGAAGACCTGCTCAGCAGCCAATGGAACGCGGAATGGATGAAGATCGCCAAAAAGGACGAAACCCTGCTGAACGAACAGGAAGCGCTGCTCAAGACCAACGCCCGCAACGAGGCGGTCAAACGCTTCACCCGCATCGTCACGAAAAAATTCGACAACCCGATCGCTTCCGAGCCCGATCCCTACGCCCTGCTGCAGGACCTGATCCAGCCGCTGCGCGAGTCCATCCTGAGCGAGAACACCGCCAACCGCGAAGTGGATACCGAACTCAGAAAACTGGACGAGATCTGGAAATGGCTGCTGGTCAACAAGTTCATCTTCGACAACCAAAAGGGACAGGACAACCCATGA
- a CDS encoding S24 family peptidase has translation MKPEINQILMFAICAGETHRIRNAVALLDSTEPDGLQRMIEQLDDVIATSDLGNHDLVGMYNFFLACLYYERDEYMAAAQKIRTALVGIWDSAVNKALANWLLGLCLAGLADFARARRELQQALHLLEIRTHINSPELDHELRMRNEIRLEINEVLEHWSNEPLFRTVQPDPAHRENNFPIQDPPADDEEGTSVALNIPIRISNENRPVNNVNMPVNISNENNPVNKVNIQLPAEKRPNSDDEPLENETRTDAEGYMVLYEQPIYGNVRAGRSGEPWEFEVSTEHPEIDTIIFEGRPHNLHSLHASAQINLTNGDRWGWMKVKGHSMNNMKGRVPIQDGDYVLVKKQSTARENDIVVAWLQDKTTGDSITVVKRFKGRNRLVSESRETGPEYEAIIMDKNVHIHGIVYAVAKPISQS, from the coding sequence ATGAAGCCTGAGATCAACCAAATCCTGATGTTCGCGATCTGCGCGGGTGAAACCCACCGCATCCGCAACGCCGTCGCGCTTCTGGATTCCACCGAGCCCGACGGTCTGCAGCGCATGATCGAACAGCTTGACGACGTGATTGCCACGTCGGACCTTGGGAATCACGACCTGGTCGGCATGTACAACTTCTTTCTGGCGTGCCTGTATTACGAGCGGGACGAATACATGGCTGCGGCTCAAAAAATCCGAACGGCGCTGGTCGGCATATGGGATTCAGCCGTCAACAAGGCATTGGCGAACTGGCTGCTTGGTCTGTGCCTTGCAGGACTGGCCGACTTTGCGCGGGCGCGGCGCGAACTACAACAGGCGCTGCATCTGCTCGAGATCAGAACGCATATCAATTCCCCGGAACTGGACCATGAACTGCGCATGCGCAACGAAATACGGCTGGAGATCAACGAAGTGCTGGAGCATTGGAGCAACGAGCCTCTTTTCCGGACCGTTCAGCCTGATCCCGCCCATCGGGAAAATAACTTCCCGATTCAGGACCCGCCCGCGGACGATGAAGAGGGAACCTCGGTTGCCTTAAACATTCCCATCCGCATCTCGAACGAGAACCGCCCCGTCAACAACGTGAACATGCCGGTCAATATCTCGAACGAGAATAATCCGGTCAACAAAGTGAACATCCAACTCCCTGCGGAGAAGCGCCCCAACAGTGACGATGAACCGCTCGAGAACGAAACCCGCACCGATGCCGAAGGGTATATGGTTTTGTACGAACAGCCGATCTATGGAAATGTCCGCGCGGGAAGATCGGGTGAACCTTGGGAGTTTGAGGTCTCCACCGAGCACCCCGAAATCGATACCATCATCTTCGAGGGCAGACCGCACAACCTGCATTCCCTGCACGCCAGCGCGCAGATCAACCTGACGAATGGAGACAGGTGGGGCTGGATGAAGGTAAAAGGGCACAGCATGAACAACATGAAGGGACGGGTTCCCATCCAGGACGGCGATTATGTGCTCGTGAAGAAACAATCCACGGCGAGGGAGAATGATATTGTCGTGGCATGGCTTCAGGACAAAACCACCGGCGACAGCATCACCGTCGTCAAACGCTTCAAGGGTAGAAACAGGCTTGTTTCAGAGAGTCGTGAAACAGGTCCGGAATATGAAGCGATCATCATGGACAAGAACGTCCACATCCACGGCATCGTCTACGCGGTGGCAAAGCCTATTTCCCAATCCTGA
- a CDS encoding SPFH domain-containing protein, whose translation MTVLFILASFYLIGVYYFKSSKEHGFPRNIVPVTIYALLVLVVSFLFLWLPNWLDVFFSRILNLDQWIRWGFILAIGSIYFARKKNAEGRGIFSFLTVYAILLAGWLFNKWIGIIAISFPILTALLFAVYYIALAILPASDPANPREKFYRFAAFLAYLWGHQQSFWKSPAPISSTKEPEKRIDSTQTFKFLQGIGWTYPHQAAGILSGATFDVRGPGLFFFNKSEQPFELIDLRVQNKKSTIKAISREGIPFEADVSVSFCIDNETWTREQYHAHLRANIIQGREPDTNLDGIFPFSKARVKAALSFRSKRILENGEEAVMYWDDRILAMAEEAAREALSERSIDELWRARVLAGGSAADEIATEMRAQLDLRLRRMGIRLLNARAGFKDKDSPKIDEIAQQQISAWTVEWERKHAMMIADGRVEAERVQQEARAYAHSVLLTAIADGLRQARALHENLPRYVIAMRFISVLEKLVEEQSGENEKTSQPDGKITSKKSHLLTQDGE comes from the coding sequence ATGACAGTTCTTTTCATTCTGGCATCGTTCTACTTGATTGGAGTCTATTATTTCAAATCATCCAAAGAACACGGTTTTCCCCGGAACATCGTTCCTGTAACGATCTATGCGCTGCTGGTATTGGTCGTCTCCTTTTTGTTTTTGTGGCTTCCGAATTGGCTTGATGTTTTTTTTAGCCGCATCCTTAATCTCGACCAATGGATTCGGTGGGGCTTCATCCTTGCAATTGGAAGCATCTACTTCGCAAGAAAGAAAAACGCCGAAGGACGCGGCATCTTTTCATTCCTGACCGTTTACGCCATCCTTCTTGCTGGATGGCTGTTCAACAAGTGGATCGGGATAATTGCAATTTCGTTTCCCATTCTCACAGCGCTCCTGTTCGCAGTCTATTATATTGCGCTTGCCATCCTTCCCGCATCCGACCCTGCAAACCCGCGGGAGAAATTCTATAGATTCGCCGCCTTCCTTGCCTATCTGTGGGGACATCAACAATCCTTTTGGAAATCTCCCGCCCCCATCAGTTCGACAAAAGAACCAGAGAAGCGCATCGACAGCACACAAACGTTCAAGTTTCTCCAGGGCATCGGCTGGACATATCCCCATCAGGCAGCGGGGATTTTGAGCGGCGCAACGTTCGATGTCCGCGGACCCGGGCTGTTCTTCTTTAACAAAAGCGAACAGCCTTTCGAATTGATAGACCTGAGAGTGCAAAACAAAAAATCAACGATAAAAGCCATATCGCGGGAGGGCATTCCCTTCGAGGCGGATGTATCGGTTTCCTTCTGCATCGACAACGAGACCTGGACGCGGGAACAATATCACGCCCATCTACGCGCCAACATCATTCAAGGCAGGGAACCTGACACAAATTTAGACGGGATATTCCCATTTTCAAAAGCGCGCGTAAAAGCTGCGCTGAGCTTCAGAAGCAAGCGGATTCTTGAAAACGGCGAAGAGGCGGTCATGTACTGGGATGATCGAATACTTGCCATGGCGGAGGAAGCCGCGCGGGAGGCGCTTTCGGAACGCTCCATCGATGAGTTATGGCGGGCGCGTGTCCTTGCAGGCGGCAGCGCAGCGGACGAGATCGCAACCGAGATGCGAGCCCAGCTCGATCTCCGCCTGCGAAGAATGGGGATCCGGCTGCTCAACGCACGAGCCGGGTTTAAAGATAAGGACAGCCCAAAAATTGACGAGATCGCCCAGCAGCAGATCAGCGCATGGACCGTGGAATGGGAGCGAAAACACGCCATGATGATCGCGGACGGCAGAGTGGAGGCGGAGCGCGTCCAGCAGGAGGCACGTGCCTATGCCCACTCCGTCCTTCTCACCGCCATCGCGGACGGGCTCCGACAGGCGCGCGCATTGCATGAAAACCTTCCGCGCTACGTGATTGCCATGCGCTTCATCAGTGTGTTGGAGAAACTGGTGGAGGAACAAAGCGGCGAGAACGAAAAGACCAGCCAGCCGGACGGCAAAATAACCTCCAAAAAATCGCATCTACTCACACAGGACGGGGAGTGA
- a CDS encoding pseudouridine-5'-phosphate glycosidase translates to MKHPNFQLTPEITRALDMGAPIVALESTVITHGLPHPQNLALARDMETQVREHGAIPATIALLDGTIRIGLSDAELVRLSEADSTLKVSHRDFATAIVKQADGGTTVAGTMFAANMAGIKVFATGGIGGVHKESAFDISTDLRSLAEIPTVVVCAGAKAILDLPATLEYLETLGVPVVGYGTDEFPAFYSRESGLGVSARLDSPKEIADFARAHWNLGMKSGILVTNPIPETEAISKSEMEPIIAKASAEAIASGIHGQALTPFLLGRIGELTQGKSLNANLALLLNNARLAAEIAREMSGRKREWAL, encoded by the coding sequence ATGAAACATCCCAACTTCCAACTCACGCCCGAGATCACCCGCGCGCTCGACATGGGCGCGCCGATCGTCGCACTCGAATCGACCGTCATCACGCACGGACTTCCGCACCCGCAAAACCTGGCACTGGCGCGGGATATGGAAACGCAAGTGCGCGAGCACGGCGCGATCCCCGCCACCATCGCCCTGCTGGATGGAACCATCCGCATCGGACTCTCCGACGCGGAACTGGTGCGGCTTTCTGAAGCGGACTCCACGCTGAAGGTCAGCCACCGCGATTTCGCGACCGCCATCGTCAAACAAGCGGACGGCGGCACGACCGTGGCAGGCACGATGTTCGCGGCGAACATGGCGGGCATCAAGGTCTTCGCCACCGGCGGGATCGGCGGCGTGCATAAAGAATCCGCGTTCGATATTTCCACGGATTTGCGTTCGCTGGCGGAGATCCCCACCGTGGTGGTGTGCGCGGGCGCGAAAGCGATCCTTGACCTGCCCGCCACGCTCGAATATCTCGAAACGCTGGGCGTGCCGGTGGTCGGCTATGGGACCGACGAATTCCCCGCCTTTTATTCCCGCGAAAGCGGATTGGGCGTGAGCGCGCGGCTTGATTCACCCAAAGAGATCGCGGACTTCGCCAGGGCGCACTGGAACCTCGGCATGAAGAGCGGCATCCTCGTGACGAATCCCATTCCAGAAACAGAGGCAATTTCAAAGTCCGAGATGGAACCGATCATCGCCAAAGCCTCCGCCGAGGCGATCGCGAGCGGCATCCACGGGCAGGCGTTGACTCCCTTCCTGCTTGGGCGCATCGGCGAGTTGACGCAGGGCAAGTCATTGAACGCCAACCTTGCCCTGCTGTTGAACAACGCGCGGCTGGCGGCGGAGATCGCCAGGGAAATGAGCGGGCGCAAACGGGAGTGGGCGTTGTAA
- a CDS encoding YggT family protein: protein MNQINNTDQIQTSTNRTSAVRVFTLNEGTLRRITGLIQLGFGVLNGMIGLRFLLKLMAANPQNPFASLIYFITQPFLWMFQGLTRTPSFEGIEVEFFSLIAIVVYGLLGWIIIQLIWILFARMK from the coding sequence ATGAACCAGATCAATAACACAGATCAGATCCAAACCTCGACGAACCGCACTTCGGCAGTGCGAGTGTTCACCCTCAATGAGGGCACTCTGCGCCGCATCACCGGGCTGATCCAGTTGGGATTCGGTGTGTTGAATGGCATGATCGGCTTGCGCTTCCTGCTCAAGTTGATGGCTGCTAATCCGCAGAATCCATTCGCCAGCCTGATCTATTTCATCACACAACCTTTCCTGTGGATGTTCCAGGGACTCACGCGCACACCCAGTTTTGAAGGCATCGAGGTCGAATTCTTCTCCCTGATCGCCATCGTGGTCTACGGGCTGCTCGGTTGGATCATCATCCAGCTGATTTGGATCCTGTTCGCACGAATGAAATAA
- a CDS encoding isopentenyl phosphate kinase codes for MTTEIVLLKLGGSLITDKDKPFTPRLDKLADLALEIKTVLDSNPNLLLILGHGSGSFGHVAAKKHGTREGVRTREQWLGFAEVRFQAAELNRHVMEALVQAGIPAVSFPPSASMISENRKVIHHNILTIRKALDVHLLPVVYGDVAFDEALGGTILSTEDVFKFLVEQFSPARILLAGIEAGVWEDFPARTRLVKQIQLSDYERMREGIGGSASTDVTGGMKAKVEEMLSLIQANKTLTAQIFSAEEHGALTRALQGGNVGTLLTA; via the coding sequence ATGACAACCGAAATCGTGCTCCTCAAACTGGGCGGATCGCTCATCACCGACAAGGACAAACCTTTCACCCCAAGATTGGATAAACTGGCAGACCTGGCGCTGGAGATCAAAACGGTTCTGGACTCAAACCCGAACCTGCTCCTGATCCTCGGGCATGGTTCCGGCTCGTTCGGACACGTCGCCGCGAAAAAACACGGCACGCGCGAAGGCGTGCGCACGCGCGAGCAATGGCTGGGCTTTGCCGAGGTCCGCTTTCAGGCGGCGGAGTTGAACCGCCATGTGATGGAAGCGCTCGTGCAGGCGGGCATCCCTGCTGTTTCCTTCCCGCCTTCTGCATCAATGATCTCGGAGAACCGCAAAGTCATCCATCACAACATTTTGACTATACGCAAAGCGCTGGACGTCCATCTCCTGCCGGTCGTGTACGGGGATGTGGCATTCGATGAGGCGCTGGGCGGCACGATCCTTTCGACGGAGGATGTGTTCAAGTTCCTCGTCGAACAGTTCTCCCCCGCGCGGATATTATTGGCGGGCATCGAGGCTGGGGTCTGGGAGGATTTCCCGGCGAGGACCAGGCTCGTGAAACAGATCCAACTGTCCGATTATGAACGGATGCGCGAGGGCATCGGCGGCTCGGCGAGCACCGATGTCACCGGCGGGATGAAAGCCAAGGTCGAGGAAATGCTGTCCCTCATCCAAGCCAACAAGACCCTGACCGCGCAGATCTTCTCGGCGGAGGAGCACGGGGCGTTGACGCGCGCCCTGCAGGGCGGGAACGTGGGAACGCTTTTGACCGCCTGA
- a CDS encoding PaaI family thioesterase produces MTQTAFQEYYPDYFAHCYGCGRLNEFGHQIKSYWDGGESVCHFQPKPHHIAVPGYVYGGLLASLIDCHGTGTAAAAGYRAENRAMDSEPPLRYLTASLHVDYLKPTPLGPMLEIRAKIKEVKGRKVVVEEWIQVNGVITVKGEVVAVQVPEEMVKQLVGQA; encoded by the coding sequence ATGACACAAACAGCATTTCAGGAATACTACCCCGATTACTTCGCCCACTGTTACGGATGCGGCAGGCTGAACGAGTTCGGTCACCAGATCAAAAGTTATTGGGACGGCGGCGAGTCGGTCTGTCACTTTCAGCCCAAGCCGCATCACATTGCCGTGCCGGGCTATGTCTATGGCGGTCTGCTTGCCTCGTTGATCGACTGCCACGGCACAGGCACCGCCGCCGCAGCGGGCTACCGCGCCGAAAACCGCGCCATGGACAGCGAGCCGCCGCTCCGTTACCTGACCGCCTCCCTGCACGTGGATTATCTCAAGCCCACGCCATTGGGACCGATGCTCGAGATCCGCGCGAAGATCAAAGAAGTGAAGGGACGAAAAGTGGTCGTGGAGGAATGGATTCAGGTGAACGGCGTGATCACGGTGAAAGGCGAGGTGGTCGCGGTGCAGGTGCCGGAGGAGATGGTCAAGCAGTTGGTGGGACAGGCGTAG